Proteins co-encoded in one Desulfitobacterium hafniense DCB-2 genomic window:
- the truB gene encoding tRNA pseudouridine(55) synthase TruB, which yields MDGVINVLKPPGMTSSDVVVRLRRILNTRKIGHTGTLDPEVTGVLPICVGKATRLAEYITNQGKSYRCEMIFGITTDTQDASGEILHKEPAQVSAEDFQRLIPQYLGSIRQIPPMFSAVKHQGKRLYELARQGLEVERTSREIHIDHLQLMEWIAGEYPKAIFEVDCSKGTYIRTLCHDMGQTLGCGAHMSALIRLRSGPFHIQESLSLETIQNFMEQDDYSFLIPYIQVLDLPRVSLSPQRALAFRNGLSTAKSQIEVGAEIGEGCEVQVFSEGNFLGIGIWREQALCPYKVF from the coding sequence TTGGACGGAGTCATTAATGTACTCAAACCCCCAGGGATGACTTCTTCTGATGTGGTCGTTCGCTTAAGAAGAATATTGAACACCCGGAAAATTGGGCATACGGGAACCTTGGATCCCGAGGTTACGGGGGTATTGCCCATTTGCGTCGGTAAAGCAACCCGCTTGGCTGAATATATCACCAATCAGGGAAAATCCTACCGTTGTGAGATGATTTTTGGCATAACGACAGACACCCAGGATGCTTCCGGAGAGATTCTCCACAAGGAGCCGGCTCAGGTGAGTGCTGAGGATTTTCAACGGCTCATTCCCCAGTATCTTGGTTCCATCCGGCAGATTCCACCTATGTTCTCGGCGGTAAAACATCAAGGGAAACGTCTTTATGAATTAGCCCGTCAGGGTCTGGAAGTGGAAAGAACATCCCGGGAAATACACATCGATCATTTGCAGCTTATGGAATGGATTGCAGGTGAATACCCTAAGGCGATTTTTGAAGTGGATTGTTCAAAGGGCACCTACATACGGACATTGTGCCATGATATGGGGCAGACTTTAGGGTGCGGGGCACATATGTCAGCGCTGATCCGCCTCCGTTCCGGACCCTTTCATATTCAGGAGAGTCTATCCCTGGAGACGATTCAAAACTTTATGGAGCAGGATGATTATTCATTCCTGATTCCTTACATCCAAGTATTGGACTTACCCCGGGTGTCCTTGTCTCCGCAAAGAGCGTTGGCCTTTCGCAATGGACTTTCGACAGCGAAAAGTCAAATTGAGGTCGGGGCTGAGATAGGTGAGGGGTGCGAAGTTCAAGTCTTTAGTGAGGGAAATTTTTTAGGTATAGGAATTTGGAGAGAGCAGGCCCTCTGTCCTTACAAAGTTTTTTAA
- a CDS encoding DHH family phosphoesterase has protein sequence MINSVITQMAEELRKASKVALFSHVSPDGDCIGSMLGIGLALEALGKEVAMFNPDPIPRNLSFLPGVDKITQSMPDPLPETLLFVDCADLQRVQLQREDLPADAVILNLDHHISNQNFGRINWVDSQAAASGELAYVLVRRLNVELTQEIAANLYTALLTDTGSFKYANTTAKTHQIAGELMETGISLGDIHHFVFDQTPMVKLELLRRGLNQLQFFAEGQLGMMTLRKQDFEESGAEESLSEGLIDHARTVEGVEVAVLLKEVKPDVVRVSLRSNRWFDVNRIADGFGGGGHQRAAGCTLHLSLEEAKQKVRQIIEEELKLGRSH, from the coding sequence ATGATCAATAGTGTAATAACTCAAATGGCAGAGGAATTAAGAAAAGCGTCAAAAGTGGCGCTTTTCTCCCATGTATCCCCGGACGGGGATTGCATAGGATCCATGCTGGGAATTGGCTTGGCATTAGAAGCTTTGGGGAAAGAAGTAGCGATGTTTAACCCCGATCCAATTCCGCGCAATTTAAGTTTTTTGCCCGGTGTAGACAAGATTACTCAATCAATGCCTGATCCTCTTCCTGAAACGTTGCTTTTTGTAGATTGCGCCGACTTGCAACGGGTCCAATTGCAAAGGGAGGATCTGCCCGCGGATGCCGTCATTCTGAATTTAGACCACCATATTTCCAATCAGAACTTTGGCAGGATTAATTGGGTGGATAGTCAGGCTGCAGCCAGCGGTGAGCTCGCGTATGTTTTAGTACGCCGGCTTAATGTGGAATTAACTCAGGAAATCGCTGCCAACCTCTATACAGCTTTATTGACAGATACCGGATCCTTTAAGTATGCCAATACCACTGCGAAGACTCATCAGATTGCCGGTGAACTCATGGAGACCGGAATCAGCTTAGGTGATATTCATCATTTCGTCTTTGATCAAACCCCTATGGTTAAGTTAGAGTTGCTGCGGCGGGGCTTAAATCAATTGCAGTTTTTTGCAGAGGGACAACTAGGGATGATGACCTTAAGGAAACAAGACTTTGAGGAAAGCGGTGCTGAGGAAAGTTTAAGCGAAGGGCTGATCGACCATGCCCGAACTGTAGAAGGGGTAGAGGTCGCAGTCTTACTTAAAGAAGTCAAACCTGATGTGGTGCGTGTAAGCCTGCGCTCCAATCGCTGGTTTGATGTCAACAGAATCGCCGATGGTTTTGGCGGTGGGGGACATCAACGGGCGGCAGGCTGCACCTTGCATCTTTCCCTGGAAGAAGCAAAGCAGAAGGTTCGGCAAATCATTGAGGAGGAGCTCAAGCTTGGACGGAGTCATTAA
- the rbfA gene encoding 30S ribosome-binding factor RbfA translates to MAKHRSNRLAETLKQEISQLIREELKDPRIGFVTVTSVEVADDLGNAKVYVSVLGDSQQAKDSLDALKRAAGFVRSEIGKRVRLRHAPEIVFKYDTSIEHGAHIAQLLRGVKQEEEKDEGESHDQ, encoded by the coding sequence ATGGCTAAACATCGTTCGAATAGGCTCGCCGAGACCCTAAAGCAAGAAATATCCCAGTTGATCCGGGAGGAACTCAAGGACCCCAGGATTGGCTTTGTGACGGTGACCAGTGTCGAAGTCGCCGATGACCTTGGCAATGCTAAAGTCTATGTCAGTGTTTTGGGTGACTCCCAGCAGGCTAAGGATTCATTGGATGCCTTAAAAAGGGCAGCGGGCTTCGTACGCAGCGAAATCGGCAAAAGGGTTCGCTTAAGGCATGCTCCTGAGATCGTGTTCAAGTACGATACTTCCATCGAGCATGGCGCTCATATCGCCCAATTGCTGCGGGGAGTAAAGCAGGAGGAAGAAAAAGACGAGGGCGAATCCCATGATCAATAG
- the infB gene encoding translation initiation factor IF-2, which translates to MSIRVHELAKELNLSSKEVMSRLESIGVDVKNHLSAVEDQDANRLRTRIQKPQGKEQAVEPRKSVPSQESKNLTQGPAEGNRDKSQGLQVESSRVEGEGRPQGQRPMGDRPQGQRPMGDRPQGQRPMGDRPQGQRPMGDRPQGQRPMGDRPQGQRPMGDRPQGQRPMGDRPQGQRPMGDRPQGQRPMGDRPQGQRPMGDRPQGQRPMGDRPQGQRPMGDRPQGQRPMGDRPQGQRPMGDRPQGQRPMGDRPQGQRPMGDRPQGQRPMGDRPQGQRPMGDRPQGQRPMGDRPQGQRPMGDRPQGQRPMGDRPQGQRPMGDRPQGQRPPQRPPATPGTPAVEQPPKRQIGEKKKPQDRNFERKKEMEKEIRAPRGNRRNVKAAPREIRDTAPKHIVIPESLTVQDLAAKMSRKSGEVIKKLMDMGVMATINQEIDSETAVIIAGEMGVTVEVKIEKPITVIEEIEDDPAELRSRPPVVTVMGHVDHGKTSLLDAIRTTKVTASEAGGITQHIGAYQVEINGQKITFLDTPGHEAFTAMRARGAQVTDIAILVVAADDGVMPQTVEAINHAKAADVPIIVAINKIDKEESNPDRVKQELTEYGLVVEEWGGDTIAVPVSAKARMNIEQLLEMVLLVAEIKELKANPNRSATGTVIEAELDKGKGPVATVLVSKGTLNVGDIILAGSSFGRIRAMVDDKGRRVKKAGPSTPVEVQGLNEVPKAGQVFNVVDDEKHARQIAEARANERKAEEVRQTTKVSLEDLFDRIKEGEVKELNVIIKADVQGSIEALKQSLLRLSTSEVRVNPIHGGVGAITETDIMLAAASNAIIIGFNVRPDANTKATAELQGVDMRLYRVIYDAIEDVKAAMTGMLDPDFKEVVQGRAEVRQVFKVPKVGTVGGSYVLNGKITRHSKIRVIRDGIVIHEGELESLRRFKDDAKEVVEGYECGIGVANFNDIKEGDIIEAFIMEEVKRQL; encoded by the coding sequence TTGAGTATACGTGTTCATGAATTAGCCAAGGAATTAAATTTAAGCAGCAAAGAAGTGATGAGTCGCCTGGAAAGTATAGGTGTCGATGTAAAGAACCATTTGAGTGCCGTCGAAGATCAGGATGCCAATCGTCTTCGGACTCGAATTCAGAAACCGCAGGGTAAAGAACAAGCCGTAGAACCTAGGAAAAGCGTTCCGTCCCAGGAAAGCAAGAACTTAACGCAAGGGCCGGCTGAAGGGAATCGTGACAAATCTCAAGGTTTGCAAGTGGAAAGTTCCCGAGTAGAAGGAGAAGGACGTCCTCAAGGGCAGAGACCAATGGGAGATCGTCCTCAGGGGCAAAGACCAATGGGAGATCGTCCTCAGGGGCAAAGACCCATGGGAGATCGTCCTCAAGGGCAGAGACCGATGGGAGATCGTCCTCAAGGGCAAAGACCAATGGGAGATCGTCCCCAAGGGCAGAGACCGATGGGAGATCGCCCTCAAGGGCAGAGACCGATGGGAGATCGTCCTCAGGGGCAAAGACCAATGGGAGATCGTCCTCAAGGGCAAAGACCAATGGGAGATCGTCCTCAGGGGCAGAGACCGATGGGAGATCGTCCTCAAGGGCAAAGACCAATGGGAGATCGTCCTCAGGGGCAAAGACCAATGGGAGATCGTCCTCAGGGGCAAAGACCCATGGGAGATCGTCCTCAAGGGCAGAGACCGATGGGAGATCGTCCTCAAGGGCAAAGACCAATGGGAGATCGTCCCCAAGGGCAGAGACCGATGGGAGATCGCCCTCAAGGGCAGAGACCGATGGGAGATCGTCCTCAGGGGCAAAGACCAATGGGAGATCGTCCTCAAGGGCAAAGACCAATGGGAGATCGTCCTCAGGGGCAGAGACCGATGGGAGATCGTCCTCAAGGGCAAAGACCAATGGGAGATCGTCCCCAAGGGCAGAGACCGATGGGAGACCGTCCCCAGGGACAAAGACCACCTCAGAGACCCCCTGCAACTCCTGGTACACCAGCTGTAGAGCAACCGCCTAAGCGTCAAATCGGTGAAAAGAAGAAGCCACAAGACCGGAATTTTGAACGCAAAAAAGAGATGGAAAAAGAGATACGCGCACCACGAGGCAACAGACGCAATGTGAAGGCAGCACCACGGGAGATTCGTGATACAGCCCCCAAGCATATCGTTATTCCGGAGAGCCTGACGGTTCAGGATTTGGCAGCCAAAATGAGTCGCAAATCCGGAGAAGTTATCAAGAAACTGATGGATATGGGTGTCATGGCCACCATCAATCAAGAGATTGATTCGGAAACTGCCGTCATTATTGCGGGAGAAATGGGAGTTACAGTGGAGGTTAAGATCGAAAAGCCCATCACTGTGATTGAAGAGATTGAGGACGATCCTGCTGAACTGCGGTCACGTCCACCCGTTGTCACTGTCATGGGGCATGTTGACCATGGTAAAACATCACTCCTTGATGCCATACGGACGACTAAAGTCACTGCATCGGAAGCAGGGGGTATCACTCAGCATATTGGTGCTTATCAGGTAGAGATCAATGGACAGAAGATTACCTTCCTTGATACCCCGGGCCATGAAGCGTTTACCGCTATGCGCGCTCGCGGGGCTCAAGTCACGGATATTGCCATTCTTGTGGTGGCTGCAGATGATGGTGTGATGCCCCAAACTGTTGAGGCGATCAACCATGCCAAAGCTGCCGATGTGCCGATCATTGTCGCCATCAACAAGATTGATAAAGAAGAGTCTAACCCGGATCGGGTTAAGCAGGAATTGACCGAGTATGGACTGGTGGTTGAAGAATGGGGAGGAGACACCATCGCGGTGCCTGTTTCAGCCAAAGCCCGCATGAATATTGAACAGCTCTTGGAGATGGTTCTGCTTGTCGCGGAAATCAAAGAGCTGAAGGCCAACCCCAATCGCAGTGCCACCGGAACAGTGATTGAAGCTGAATTGGATAAAGGAAAGGGACCTGTGGCGACAGTTCTCGTCTCTAAAGGAACCTTAAATGTTGGCGATATTATTCTCGCCGGATCCTCCTTTGGCCGCATTCGTGCCATGGTGGATGACAAAGGACGCCGTGTTAAAAAAGCCGGTCCTTCCACTCCTGTCGAGGTTCAGGGGCTCAATGAGGTTCCCAAAGCCGGTCAAGTCTTCAATGTTGTTGACGATGAGAAACATGCCCGCCAGATTGCCGAAGCACGTGCTAACGAGCGGAAGGCTGAAGAAGTGCGGCAGACGACTAAAGTCAGCTTAGAGGACCTTTTCGATCGGATTAAAGAAGGGGAAGTCAAAGAGCTGAATGTGATCATCAAGGCTGACGTTCAGGGCTCTATCGAGGCTCTGAAGCAATCACTGCTTCGTTTATCCACCAGTGAAGTCAGGGTCAACCCGATTCATGGAGGGGTTGGAGCCATTACAGAGACAGACATCATGCTTGCCGCGGCTTCCAATGCTATCATCATTGGCTTTAACGTCCGCCCCGACGCCAATACCAAAGCAACAGCAGAGCTGCAAGGAGTAGATATGCGCCTCTATCGGGTCATCTATGATGCGATTGAGGATGTTAAGGCTGCTATGACAGGTATGCTGGATCCTGATTTTAAAGAAGTGGTACAAGGCCGGGCTGAAGTTCGCCAAGTCTTTAAAGTTCCCAAAGTTGGAACTGTCGGCGGATCTTATGTGCTCAACGGCAAGATCACAAGGCACTCCAAAATCCGCGTCATTCGTGATGGCATAGTCATTCATGAAGGAGAGCTGGAATCCCTGAGACGTTTCAAGGACGATGCCAAAGAGGTTGTGGAAGGCTACGAATGCGGTATTGGAGTAGCAAACTTCAATGATATTAAAGAGGGAGACATTATAGAGGCCTTTATCATGGAAGAAGTGAAACGACAACTATAA
- a CDS encoding L7Ae/L30e/S12e/Gadd45 family ribosomal protein, producing MLERIYSLLGLARRAGKITSGESQIEVMLKKGKGFLLILAEDAPGTHKKYGKWAEDLRLPVLILGTKQDLGMAIGLSPRSTVLIMDEGFAKAILKIRS from the coding sequence GTGCTAGAACGAATCTACTCACTCTTAGGATTAGCCCGAAGAGCGGGAAAAATTACCTCCGGAGAGTCACAAATAGAAGTTATGCTAAAGAAGGGGAAGGGATTTCTTCTCATTTTGGCTGAAGACGCTCCTGGAACTCATAAGAAATATGGGAAATGGGCGGAAGACCTTCGCTTGCCTGTTTTGATACTGGGGACTAAGCAGGACTTGGGGATGGCCATCGGGCTCTCCCCAAGATCAACGGTTTTGATTATGGACGAAGGATTTGCTAAGGCCATATTAAAGATAAGGAGTTGA
- the rnpM gene encoding RNase P modulator RnpM has protein sequence MKTRKIPLRMCLGCQEMKPKKELIRVVRTPEGAVELDLTGKRNGRGAYICPDIECFKAAVKGKRFQKALEIELAPQVIEELERKLGREC, from the coding sequence ATGAAGACACGCAAAATTCCGCTAAGAATGTGTCTGGGCTGTCAAGAAATGAAACCGAAAAAGGAGCTCATTCGCGTAGTTCGCACCCCAGAAGGAGCCGTGGAGCTTGACCTCACTGGTAAACGGAATGGCCGTGGCGCATACATTTGCCCCGATATCGAGTGCTTTAAAGCAGCAGTAAAGGGTAAGCGGTTCCAAAAAGCCCTGGAAATTGAACTGGCACCTCAAGTGATTGAGGAATTGGAAAGGAAGTTGGGTAGAGAGTGCTAG
- the nusA gene encoding transcription termination factor NusA: MNMEFIEALHELEKDRGISADILFEAIEAALISAYKKNFASLQNVRVHIDRMTGEFKVFARKNVVEEVEDSRTQVSMEEAQKIDPNYAIDDVVEYEVTPREFGRIAAQTAKQVVVQRIREAERGMIYDEYINREGDIVTGIVQRYDQKNVIVDLGKVEAILTAQEQIPGETYQPFERIKTFVVEVKKTTKGPQVMLSRTHPGLIKRLFELEVPEIHDGLVEIKGVSREAGARSKIAVYSRDANVDPVGACVGPKGSRVQTIVTELKGEKIDIVNYSTDPEEFVANALSPAKVVGVYPKPNEKVALVVVPDYQLSLAIGKEGQNARLAAKLTNWKIDIKSESQALAQNLIPDKNEVQGEYEEYDEFADYAEYENYDEYEDYSEYDDYEENEDYDENATYGENYDDELVYDENDQYEEFDAYQNEELPYEESEDYAATPDNGEPKAENAEENYAYTESGDKEERLTERDRSMMKYFEADEKNSRKEKKKKAKGKR, encoded by the coding sequence ATGAATATGGAGTTCATTGAGGCCCTCCATGAATTGGAGAAAGACAGAGGGATCTCAGCGGATATTCTGTTTGAAGCCATTGAAGCGGCCCTGATATCTGCTTACAAGAAAAATTTTGCTTCATTACAGAATGTCCGGGTACATATCGACCGTATGACTGGAGAGTTCAAAGTTTTCGCCCGGAAAAACGTGGTGGAAGAGGTTGAAGATTCACGAACTCAGGTAAGTATGGAAGAAGCACAGAAGATTGACCCCAACTATGCCATCGATGATGTGGTGGAATACGAAGTCACGCCCCGTGAATTTGGGCGGATTGCGGCTCAGACAGCTAAACAAGTAGTAGTGCAAAGAATTCGTGAAGCTGAGCGGGGCATGATTTACGATGAATATATCAACCGGGAAGGGGATATCGTTACCGGAATTGTTCAGCGCTATGATCAGAAAAACGTCATTGTTGATTTAGGTAAGGTAGAGGCCATTCTGACAGCACAGGAACAAATTCCCGGTGAGACTTATCAACCCTTTGAGCGGATTAAGACCTTTGTGGTAGAAGTCAAAAAAACAACCAAAGGGCCTCAGGTCATGCTCTCCCGTACCCACCCGGGTCTGATTAAACGTTTGTTTGAACTGGAAGTGCCGGAAATCCATGACGGACTGGTTGAGATTAAAGGTGTGTCCCGGGAGGCGGGAGCCCGCTCTAAAATCGCTGTTTATTCCCGGGATGCCAATGTAGATCCTGTGGGGGCTTGCGTAGGACCGAAAGGCAGCCGGGTTCAAACCATTGTTACCGAGTTGAAGGGTGAAAAGATAGACATCGTCAATTATTCCACAGATCCTGAGGAATTTGTGGCTAATGCCCTTTCCCCGGCCAAAGTTGTGGGAGTATACCCTAAACCTAATGAGAAAGTGGCTTTGGTCGTAGTTCCCGACTATCAATTATCCCTGGCGATCGGCAAAGAAGGTCAAAATGCCCGTTTGGCCGCCAAGCTGACCAATTGGAAGATTGACATTAAGAGTGAGTCCCAGGCCCTGGCCCAAAATCTTATTCCCGATAAGAATGAAGTCCAGGGAGAATACGAAGAGTACGACGAATTCGCTGATTATGCAGAGTATGAAAACTACGATGAATATGAAGACTATAGCGAATACGATGACTATGAAGAGAATGAGGACTACGATGAAAACGCGACCTATGGGGAGAATTATGATGATGAGCTGGTTTATGATGAGAATGACCAGTATGAGGAATTCGATGCTTATCAAAATGAAGAACTTCCCTACGAAGAAAGCGAAGACTATGCAGCGACTCCGGATAACGGGGAGCCTAAGGCCGAAAATGCTGAGGAAAACTATGCCTACACAGAGTCAGGCGATAAGGAAGAACGACTGACGGAACGGGATCGGTCCATGATGAAATACTTTGAAGCGGATGAGAAAAACAGCCGCAAGGAGAAAAAGAAGAAAGCCAAAGGCAAAAGGTAG
- the rimP gene encoding ribosome maturation factor RimP translates to MGESIMEQVEAIIAPVITEQGLELVDVEYVKEGAHWYLRIYIDKEGGVDIDDCTNVSHLVSEVLDKHDPIAQAYMLEVSSPGLERPLKKDEDFERFTGKLVRVLTKEVYQGYKEFTGYLVGLIEDDIVLEYEKERMAIPRAIVDKANLTFEF, encoded by the coding sequence ATGGGAGAATCCATCATGGAACAAGTTGAAGCGATCATTGCACCGGTAATAACCGAACAAGGCCTTGAGCTGGTTGATGTCGAATATGTTAAGGAAGGTGCACACTGGTATCTCCGCATCTATATTGATAAAGAAGGCGGAGTGGATATTGATGATTGCACTAATGTAAGCCATTTGGTAAGCGAGGTATTGGATAAGCATGACCCGATAGCCCAAGCGTATATGCTTGAAGTCTCTTCACCGGGATTGGAACGCCCACTGAAGAAGGATGAAGATTTTGAACGCTTCACAGGAAAGCTCGTCCGGGTCCTGACCAAAGAAGTATATCAGGGATATAAAGAATTTACCGGTTATTTAGTGGGTTTAATCGAGGATGATATCGTTTTGGAATATGAAAAGGAAAGAATGGCCATCCCCAGAGCGATAGTAGATAAAGCTAATCTGACCTTTGAGTTCTAG